A part of Xenopus tropicalis strain Nigerian chromosome 4, UCB_Xtro_10.0, whole genome shotgun sequence genomic DNA contains:
- the lhx4 gene encoding LIM/homeobox protein Lhx4: protein MMQSSALATDGPVKGLPEMLGLPMQQIPRCSGCNEHILDKFILKVLDRHWHSACLKCCECQVPLAERCFYRAGNVYCKEDFFKCFGTKCTACQQGIPPTQVVRKAQDFVYHLHCFSCIICSRQLATGDEFYLMEDGRLVCKEDYETAKLNDDSEGGAKRPRTTITAKQLETLKNAYKNSPKPARHVREQLSSETGLDMRVVQVWFQNRRAKEKRLKKDAGRQRWGQFYKSVRKSRLGKSGKESSTEDCGVSDSELSYRDEQILSELGSSGGIYSSGGDLVPLVNGGFTMDGTGQSYQDLHDSSPYEMPQSPSSISSLPSHGLPYNMDNAAGLLNHPPLRVLPAAPTSDISTESSMGYPDFPTSPGSWLDEMDHPPF from the exons AGATACCACGCTGCTCTGGATGTAACGAGCACATTCTGGACAAATTTATCCTGAAGGTTCTAGACCGTCACTGGCACAGCGCCTGCTTAAAATGCTGTGAGTGTCAGGTACCTCTGGCTGAGCGCTGCTTCTACCGTGCTGGAAATGTATACTGCAAAGAAGACTTCTTCAA GTGTTTTGGCACCAAGTGCACGGCTTGCCAACAGGGTATCCCCCCAACTCAGGTGGTTCGCAAAGCGCAAGACTTTGTATATCATCTGCACTGCTTCTCCTGTATCATCTGCAGTAGGCAACTGGCAACAGGAGATGAGTTCTACCTCATGGAGGATGGCCGGCTAGTATGTAAAGAGGACTACGAGACTGCCAAACTGAATG ACGACTCCGAAGGAGGAGCCAAAAGACCTCGTACAACAATAACAGCCAAGCAGCTGGAGACATTAAAAAATGCCTACAAGAATTCTCCAAAACCGGCGAGGCATGTGAGGGAACAGCTTTCTTCGGAGACAGGACTAGACATGCGCGTAGTACAG GTTTGGTTTCAGAACCGACGAGCTAAGGAGAAACGCCTTAAGAAGGACGCAGGCCGGCAGCGTTGGGGTCAGTTCTATAAAAGTGTGAGGAAATCAAGGCTGGGGAAGTCAGGAAAAGAAAGCTCTACGGAGGACTGTGGTGTGAGTGACAGTGAACTGAGCTACAGAG ATGAGCAGATATTGTCTGAACTTGGATCAAGTGGTGGTATTTACAGTTCTGGTGGAGATCTTGTGCCTTTGGTGAATGGAGGCTTCACAATGGATGGAACAGGACAATCTTACCAGGACCTTCACGACAGTAGTCCTTATGAGATGCCACAGTCTCCCTCTTCTATCTCCTCCCTCCCATCCCATGGGCTGCCATACAACATGGACAATGCTGCTGGGCTTTTGAACCACCCTCCTCTCCGTGTACTACCAGCAGCTCCAACCTCCGATATCTCTACAGAGAGCAGCATGGGTTACCCCGACTTTCCCACCAGTCCAGGCTCCTGGCTGGATGAGATGGACCATCccccattttaa